A single region of the Plasmodium chabaudi chabaudi strain AS genome assembly, chromosome: 3 genome encodes:
- a CDS encoding CIR protein, translating to MGIEACNLFLEIDELFNDQYGDGGQFNTKSVLYNQYCPVKSGIRKCDTDYEKLSAITGYALIELANNDLMDIYSEYDPSIEFLFMGWCYRLYKISKDHNLSLKHSFDKYLSKSIGNFNYHGILNNKKYLMDSNIAIMNMFYLLFHQICKTINIYETPNVQQHQYISDVTQCYIMYSKLYELANHCGPYLRLFNHLKTTYDDFIKAVIKDNNYDQSLRNRLIELSSINKSKFGSEFNSKGCNRVHQILEKKISRLKNKAQEEHDEQDELNTLMELLVSDDDEDADGDDAGNDNGGDSEKKFDIIKNIDNASKNHEKDTGKLSDQSNESKDDSNQSQCNMRNNTDNSNGKALCLGNGIGTSLENQKSGESFTETPKEPEPEPEPLPPHQPLVSQTQETEQKDEPSSLNSGPSKESQTTSYSSHDGQTNNDGDTEYQEMDFENKSNEPEKQEDNSESVKCSQSRLIESTQPEKNNPDAPNLQDNPSKVIGPEGSPPFPNPSSSQESPHPTHELPSPQNVSSNNESLQKDSEYDHVNPQSEQTNHENTAPPSKHLVENLPNDASELLQKNQIPTNEITSPPGNKEPESQDTKNNLPVQKDKPEGNQKETQENQTMHTLLPLPSESSSPKSLNQDLQISHQNVYSMERKGPVPVNYNSSSKNSEDKSGHHVNEIKGNIQKKICSWAICNRYKVISIVVIAFLIPIILAFMCKYLSPGRTKKSKRKKNMKKVIKLVGVNKTAKTVINSIERERTMKIIIKSADTKKITNPIINPVHGGKKSLLNIYKLMQADPVPFINLFFLLIFFVYKRKLDTILWQI from the exons ATGGGAATAGAAGCg TGTAACCTATTTCTTGAAATTGATGAACTTTTTAATGATCAATATGGTGATGGGGGTCAATTTAACACTAAATCTGTATTATACAATCAGTATTGCCCTGTAAAAAGCGGGATTAGAAAATGTGACACTGATTATGAAAAACTGAGCGCTATTACTGGATATGCACTTATAGAATTAGCAAATAATGATCTGatggatatatatagtgAATATGACCCAAGTATTGAGTTTTTGTTTATGGGATGGTGCTAtagattatataaaatatcaaaagATCATAATTTATCTCTAAAACATtcatttgataaatatttaagtaAATCTATAggaaattttaattatcatgggatattaaataataaaaagtatttgATGGATTCTAACATTGCGATTATGAATAtgttttatcttttatttcatcaaaTTTGCAAAACAATTAACATATATGAAACACCTAATGTACAACAGCACCAATACATAAGCGATGTTACTCAATgctatattatgtatagtAAACTTTATGAATTGGCTAATCATTGTGGTCCGTATCTTCGATTATttaatcatttaaaaacaacatatgatgattttataaaagcTGTTATTAAAGACAATAACTACGATCAGTCCTTACGTAATCGTCTTATAGAACTTTCATCGATAAATAAAAGCAAGTTTGGATCTGAATTCAATAGTAAAGGATGCAATCGAGTGCATcaaattttagaaaaaaaaatatctaGGCTTAAAAACAAGGCACAAGAAGAACACGATGAACAAGATGAATTAAATACTTTAATGGAATTATTAGTTTCtgatgatgatgaagatGCTGACGGCGATGATGCTGGTAATGATAATGGTGGTGATagcgaaaaaaaattcgatattataaaaaatatagataatgCATCAAAAAATCATGAAAAAGATACAGGAAAATTATCGGATCAATCAAATGAATCAAAGGATGACTCAAATCAATCACAATGCAACATGAGAAATAATACAGACAATTCAAATGGCAAAGCACTATGTCTTGGAAATGGGATAGGAACCTCTTTAGAAAACCAAAAAAGTGGTGAATCATTCACAGAAACGCCTAAAGAACCAGAACCTGAACCGGAACCATTACCGCCACATCAGCCATTAGTGTCACAAACACAAGAAACGGAACAAAAGGATGAACCTTCATCATTAAATTCGGGGCCATCCAAAGAATCACAGACTACATCATATAGTTCACATGATGGGCAAACAAATAACGATGGTGATACAGAATACCAAGAAATGGACTTCGAAAATAAATCGAATGAACCCGAAAAACAAGAGGATAATTCGGAAAGTGTAAAATGTAGCCAAAGCAGATTAATAGAATCAACACAACCCGAGAAAAATAATCCAGATGCACCAAATCTTCAAGATAACCCATCTAAAGTAATAGGCCCTGAAGGATCCCCACCATTCCCAAATCCATCGTCATCACAAGAATCTCCACATCCGACTCACGAACTACCATCTCCTCAAAATGTATCATCAAACAATGAGAGTTTACAAAAGGATTCCGAGTATGATCACGTAAATCCACAAAGTGAGCAAACAAATCATGAAAACACCGCACCTCCCTCGAAGCATTTAGTTGAAAATTTACCTAATGATGCAAGTGAGCTActtcaaaaaaatcaaataccTACAAATGAAATAACATCTCCACCAGGTAACAAAGAACCAGAATCTCaagatacaaaaaataatttgccAGTCCAAAAAGATAAACCAGAAGGCAATCAAAAAGAGACACAAGAGAATCAGACAATGCATACTCTATTACCATTACCTTCTGAATCTTCATCACCAAAATCTTTGAACCAAGATCTACAAATATCACATCAAAATGTCTATAGTATGGAACGAAAAGGACCTGTACCagtaaattataatagttCATCGAAAAATTCAGAAGATAAATCAGGACATCAtgtaaatgaaataaaaggaaatatacagaaaaaaatatgctcATGGGCTATATGTAATAGATATAAAGTAATTAGCATTGTTGTTATAGCTTTTTTAATACCCATTATTTTAGCATTTATGTGTaag tatTTGTCACCTGGGCGgacaaaaaaatcgaagagaaaaaaaaacatgaaaaAGGTTATAAAATTGGTTGGTGTAAATAAAACGGCAAAGACAGTTATAAATTCAATTGAAAGGGAAAGGacgatgaaaataattataaaatcgGCTgatacgaaaaaaataacaaaccCAATTATAAACCCCGTTCACGGGGgaaaaaaatcattattaaatatatacaaacttATGCAGGCCGATCCTGtaccatttattaatttattttttttgttgattttttttgtttataaaagaaaactAGACACTATATTGTGgcaaatttaa
- a CDS encoding CIR protein — protein MDTESYKLFREVDKLFDEKSVNVGKFNTYQDVADYCPEKNGYKSCDNDYERINAIGGHLIKQLYFKNSSINGGNNNNRFIEYFIMWLSHILYRKLEDHTITLKSAYKKHLKDNFGEFRHWYLLQDKKYLTNSNMAIMNLIYLFFQQICDTIKIYKKPHVLGHEYASKAFECYFIYDKISKLIKRCGPYIELLDHLRTIYNEFIKRVKREHHHGDILDRLMELPEIDKTKLGCKFKTGRCIRLHQKLEKSNSKIIKLGIKMLKDDAKRRIRRRSNSIASQDTEDDDDDDDDDDDNDDDDDDGDDDSDSDSDSDSDSDSDSDSDGDDVNDDADAVDDDDNDPDAAYYDAIIKKFLSQLENSQQGTSPVPAPQQTHQGHQAQAPAAKKSVPPQTAPAKPALAKPAPPQTAAAKPALAKPAPPQTAAAKPALAKPAPPQTAAAKPAATKPAATKPVSAKPATTKPALAKPAPPQTAAAKPAPPQTAAAKPAPPQTAAAKPAPAKPAATKPAATKPVSAKPEPAQTVSVKPTPAKPAPAQTAAAQSTKQSPSTLKFTSPGTSTTISSGTKLSMNTAPSTPKISENVKLEVSHQQTEPKVPSAKLGSTQVAPLKLGRSAESPQTQKETSIPPAQTKRQPPSRPNTSEASPQPPPAKPPAKPPAKPPAKPPAKPPAKPAPAQTRTVKPAPEKSPKKPPSTASGASTTISEGIKVSINTTPSTTTNQTPVQPKSKILSSATSGTISTTSSSLNLSPSVTTSASSKTSTSVTTSASSKTSTSVTTSASSKTSTSVTTSASSKTSTSVTTSTSSKISTPTEASHVKSQQISNTISPDTTSSTPIKSELEKSTPRQLAPAKPEDPPQAQPLKASLKALVSTIPGIGTASSTSATLSADATVSTGEKAGTTILPIKTSLSEQNDTQQILYRTKRSPDPESLTNIPTPGSGNTGGQSSSQHITAENSGISSKKDTQPQMSQVNSSLLNHQPQGANGKEKNQSLKLNDQGNQPENAPSMPNNGSSASLDIHNKVRTTQNNTNIGINNLKNPTNDPNSQQKNLGTKQGPQNTVSENQGIESNISEGGINTDNQSQKVSPEAKSTITSLTISVTAPSSLPPSQSSSAMPSDTTSNTRESSPKIVLQPQPSITLPSSASGTTKTAPIITTVSGGEKVKSDMSSMENTLHSQDDITKRSSRARRSANPGNQIYTPTTGSGTTSDAANTQITDSQAQANQTQNLLKNITDVKVKEASSIWCISSNKKCNIIGIGIIGISIFAFIAFMFKYLSFGSRKKSKKKKITKKVINLVDGRKMEKTFIKSIDREKKSNIIINSGDNKKLAKIIINSDDTNKPIKMAINPWDEKRMTHITINSDDNINPIKKVINPWDEKRMTHITINSDDTNKPIKMAINPWDEKRMTHITINSDDNINPIKKVINPWDEKRMTHITINSDDNINPIKKVINPWDEKRMTHITINSDDNINPIKKVINPWDEKQMTDITINSENTKKYTKSVINSGDRKKTKIIVNSVNEKISLLNIYKFMKADPMPFINLFFLLIFFVYKRKRNTIE, from the exons ATGGACACAGAATCG TATAAACTATTTCGTGAAGTTGATAAACTTTTTGATGAGAAATCTGTTAATGTGGGAAAATTTAACACTTACCAGGATGTAGCCGATTATTGCcctgaaaaaaatggatataaaAGTTGTGATAATGATTATGAAAGAATCAACGCTATTGGAGGACATTTAATTAagcaattatattttaaaaattccaGTATAAATGGAGggaacaataataatagattTATTGAATACTTTATTATGTGGTTAagtcatatattatacaggAAATTAGAAGATCATACCATTACTTTAAAGTCGgcttataaaaaacatttaaagGATAATTTTGGAGAATTTAGGCATTGGTACCTTTTACAAGATAAAAAGTATCTGACGAATTCTAATATGGCAATTATGAATTtgatttatcttttttttcagcaAATTTGTGATACAATtaagatatataaaaaaccaCATGTATTAGGACACGAATATGCAAGCAAGGCCTTTGaatgttattttatatatgataaaatttcTAAATTGATTAAACGTTGTGGCCCGTATATTGAATTATTGGATCATTTAAGAACAATATATAacgaatttataaaaagggTTAAAAGGGAACATCACCATGGAGATATACTTGATCGGCTTATGGAGCTTCCAGAGATAGATAAAACCAAGTTGGGATGTAAATTCAAAACTGGAAGATGCATACGATTGCATCAAAAGTTAGAAAAAAGCAATTCCAAGATTATAAAATTGGGAATTAAAATGTTAAAGGATGATGCAAAAAGAAGAATCCGAAGAAGATCTAATTCAATAGCATCTCAAGATACGGAAGATGATGACGACGATGATGACGATGATGACgataatgatgatgatgatgatgatggTGACGATGATAGTGATAGTGACAGTGATAGTGACAGTGATAGTGACAGTGATAGTGATAGTGATGGTGATGATGTTAATGACGATGCTGATGCTGTTGACGATGATGATAATGATCCTGATGCTGCTTATTATGATGcgatcataaaaaaatttttaagtcAATTAGAAAATAGCCAACAAGGAACATCACCTGTACCAGCACCGCAACAAACACACCAAGGACATCAAGCACAAGCACCTGCAGCTAAAAAATCAGTACCTCCACAAACAGCTCCTGCAAAACCAGCTCTTGCAAAACCAGCACCTCCACAAACAGCAGCTGCAAAACCAGCTCTTGCAAAACCAGCACCTCCACAAACAGCAGCTGCAAAACCAGCTCTTGCAAAACCAGCACCTCCACAAACAGCAGCTGCAAAACCAGCAGCTACAAAACCAGCAGCTACAAAACCGGTATCTGCAAAACCAGCAACTACAAAACCAGCTCTTGCAAAACCAGCACCTCCACAAACAGCAGCTGCAAAACCAGCACCTCCACAAACAGCAGCTGCAAAACCAGCACCTCCACAAACAGCAGCTGCAAAACCAGCTCCTGCAAAACCAGCAGCTACAAAACCAGCAGCTACAAAACCGGTATCTGCAAAACCAGAACCTGCACAAACAGTATCTGTAAAACCAACTCCTGCAAAACCAGCACCTGCACAAACAGCAGCTGCACAATCAACAAAACAATCACCAAGCActttaaaatttacatCACCTGGAACAAGTACAACAATATCATCAGGtacaaaattatcaatGAATACAGCGCCATCAACACCTAAAATATCAGAAAATGTAAAACTAGAAGTATCACACCAACAAACAGAACCAAAAGTACCATCTGCAAAACTAGGATCTACACAAGTAGCACCTTTAAAACTAGGACGATCAGCAGAATCACCACAGACACAAAAAGAAACAAGCATACCACCTGCACAAACAAAACGACAGCCACCATCAAGACCTAACACATCAGAAGCATCGCCACAACCACCACCTGCAAAACCACCTGCAAAACCACCTGCAAAACCACCTGCAAAACCACCTGCAAAACCACCTGCAAAACCTGCACCTGCACAAACAAGAACTGTAAAACCAGCTCCTGAAAAATCACCAAAAAAACCACCATCGACAGCATCTGGAGCAAGTACAACGATATCAGAAGGTATAAAAGTATCAATAAATACAACACCATCAACAACTACAAATCAAACACCTGTACAACCGAaatcaaaaattttatcatcGGCAACATCTGGAACAATTTCAACAACATCATCCAGTCTAAATCTATCACCAAGTGTAACAACATCAGCCAGTTCAAAAACATCAACAAGTGTAACAACATCAGCCAGTTCAAAAACATCAACAAGTGTAACAACATCAGCCAGTTCAAAAACATCAACAAGTGTAACAACATCAGCCAGTTCAAAAACATCAACAAGTGTAACAACATCAACCAGTTCAAAAATATCAACACCTACAGAAGCATCACATGTAAAATCACAACAAATATCAAATACTATATCACCAGATACAACGTCATCAACACCTATAAAATCAGAATTGGAGAAATCAACACCTAGACAACTAGCACCTGCAAAACCAGAAGACCCACCACAAGCACAGCCATTAAAAGCATCGCTCAAAGCTTTAGTATCTACAATACCTGGAATAGGTACAGCATCGTCAACGAGTGCAACACTGTCAGCAGATGCAACTGTATCAACAGGTGAAAAGGCTGGGACAACTATTTTACCAATAAAAACCTCATTGTCTGAACAAAATGATACtcaacaaattttatatcgAACAAAGAGATCACCCGATCCTGAAAGTTTAACAAATATTCCAACACCTGGATCAGGAAATACAGGAGGTCAATCATCAAGTCAGCATATTACAGCAGAAAATTCAGGGATTAGTTCAAAAAAAGATACACAACCACAAATGAGTCAAGTGAATAGTTCATTATTAAACCATCAACCACAAGGCGCAAAcggaaaagaaaaaaaccaATCATTGAAATTAAATGATCAAGGGAATCAACCAGAAAATGCACCAAGTATGCCAAACAATGGATCGAGTGCATCACTCGATATACATAACAAAGTAAGAACCActcaaaataatacaaatattggAATAAATAACTTAAAAAACCCAACAAATGACCCAAATAGTCAACAGAAAAACTTAGGAACTAAGCAAGGACCCCAAAATACTGTTTCAGAAAATCAGGGTATTGAATCCAATATTTCAGAGGGTGGGATAAATACAGATAATCAATCACAAAAAGTTTCTCCAGAAGCTAAATCAACAATTACATCACTAACTATATCAGTAACTGCGCCATCATCTCTACCACCATCTCAATCATCATCAGCTATGCCATCAGATACAACATCAAACACACGAGAATCATCTCCAAAGATAGTATTGCAACCACAACCATCAATAACTTTACCATCTTCAGCATCTGGAACAACTAAAACAGCACCAATAATTACAACTGTGTCAGGAGGTGAAAAGGTTAAGTCAGATATGTCATCAATGGAAAACACATTGCATAGTCAAGATGATATTACAAAACGATCATCTCGAGCAAGGAGATCAGCCAATCCTGgaaatcaaatatatactcCAACAACTGGATCAGGAACTACATCAGATGCAGCAAACACACAAATAACAGATTCACAAGCACAAGCTAACCAAacacaaaatttattaaaaaacataactGACGTTAAAGTGAAAGAAGCATCATCAATATGGTGTATatcatcaaataaaaaatgtaatataatAGGTATTGGTATTATAGGCATTTCAATATTCGCGTTTATAGCATTTATGTTTAag tatttatcatttggatcgagaaaaaaatcgaagaaaaaaaaaatcacgaaaaaagttataaattTGGTTGATGGAaggaaaatggaaaaaacatttataaaatcaattgatagagaaaaaaaatcgaatataattataaattcaggagataataaaaaactagcgaagataattataaattccGATGATACAAACAAACCAATAAAAATGGCGATAAATCCATGGGATGAAAAACGAATGACACATATAACTATAAATTCAGATGATAATATCAATCCAATAAAAAAGGTGATAAATCCATGGGATGAAAAACGAATGACACATATAACTATAAATTCAGATGATACAAACAAACCAATAAAAATGGCGATAAATCCATGGGATGAAAAACGAATGACACATATAACTATAAATTCAGATGATAATATCAATCCAATAAAAAAGGTGATAAATCCATGGGATGAAAAACGAATGACACATATAACTATAAATTCAGATGATAATATCAATCCAATAAAAAAGGTGATAAATCCATGGGATGAAAAACGAATGACACATATAACTATAAATTCAGATGATAATATCAATCCAATAAAAAAGGTGATAAATCCATGGGatgaaaaacaaatgacagatataactataaattcagaaaatacaaaaaaatatacaaaatccGTTATAAATTCAGGcgatagaaaaaaaacaaaaataattgtaaatTCAGTTAATGAgaaaatatcattattaaatatatacaaatttatgaAAGCCGATCCTATgccatttattaatttgttttttttgttaattttttttgtctacaaaagaaaaagaaacactatagaatga
- a CDS encoding CIR protein, with protein sequence MSKEVCEAIKFADEIIVFDKKIKNYTFKNDIFKVYCPYDDRQRKGPNRKCDSGGKILGAVFVALLNFFGSVEDYEENLKNDSLSEYAILWLNSKIDRYEERLIGVDAVYDMLTRNDWFGEHYNSIKKKSDMMKLFYTYLTRLYELLKEICNTITKCNNSPNTEECEKHAKKCVQLYQGFVKEGPKYYGYCNPYCRILSNLKKDYENFRKNYTPNNLPELNLPNGIPSCESLCKNKEQETNTKKPITEVSEIATPQKNSLPDQLPSVLSGHREKPLSGIEGHKVNSDSIKDKLLDFLNKLKGKEGESPVILRFQQYLRDSLQGLEGGSNGQHNVLSGQSSGLKSVGGISPKQKGLRGHAKEIIGLTQGLNGEEGGIRDPTHALPGLKGDIYGQSDGLNGRTYRLPGLKGDIYGRSDGLNGRTYRLPGLKGDIYGRSDGLNGRTYRLPGLKGDIYGQSDGLNGRTQGLNGQEGESPVILRFKQYLRDSFSGLEGGSNWKYSVLNSHSEFENVGGISPKINGLGGYVKKTGNRTQKLKGQSDLRHKLPGLEGDFYDQYGRLDGLMEGTGGWTQGLKSQEGGSLDMEYGSPHLKNESKNNSTTLEDNVNSPRKITNLFFDNPLGYSKSNLNDVKTQQLHPNFNGNKVIYIVVAFISILIILGISYKYLPLGGVKKLKRKKKMKKIINMCVKNKIKRNLKYIIENNQRGQL encoded by the exons ATGTCTAAGGAAGtg TGTGAAGCAATTAAATTTGCAGATGAAATTATTGTCTtcgataaaaaaattaaaaactatacgtttaaaaatgatatattcaAAGTTTATTGCCCTTACGATGACAGACAGAGAAAGGGGCCAAATCGAAAATGTGATAGTGGTGGGAAAATTCTTGGCGCCGTTTTTGTAGCATTGctaaatttttttggtAGTGTTGAAGATTACGAGgagaatttaaaaaatgatagcCTTTCTGAATATGCTATTTTATGGTTAAATTCCAAAATTGATCGATATGAGGAGAGATTAATTGGAGTAGATGCTGTTTATGACATGCTTACACGAAATGATTGGTTTGGAGAACATTATAAttccataaaaaaaaaaagcgaTATGATGAaacttttttatacatatttgaCCAGACTTTATGAGTTACTTAAAGAGATATGTAATACAATTACTAAATGTAATAACTCTCCAAACACTGAAGAATGTGAAAAGCATGCTAAAAAATGTGTTCAGTTATATCAAGGATTTGTTAAGGAGGGCCCTAAGTATTATGGTTATTGTAATCCATATTGTCGTATATTgtcaaatttaaaaaaggattatgaaaattttcgaaaaaattatacccCAAATAATCTTCCAGAATTGAATCTTCCAAACGGAATACCCAGTTGTGAGAgtttatgtaaaaataaagaacaaGAAACGAATACTAAGAAACCGATAACTGAAGTTTCAGAAATTGCTACCCcccaaaaaaatagtttacCAGATCAATTACCAAGCGTATTAAGCGGTCATCGAGAAAAACCACTGAGTGGTATAGAAGGCCATAAGGTTAATTCAGATTctataaaagataaattattagactttttgaataaattaaaaggcAAAGAAGGCGAATCTCCAGTTATATTGAGGTTTCAACAATATTTAAGAGATAGTTTGCAAGGTTTAGAGGGTGGTTCAAATGGGCAGCATAATGTATTAAGTGGCCAGAGTAGTGGATTAAAAAGTGTAGGTGGAATAAGCCCCAAACAGAAGGGATTACGTGGTCATGCGAAGGAAATAATCGGTCTAACACAAGGATTGAACGGAGAAGAAGGTGGAATAAGAGATCCAACACATGCATTGCCAGGTTTAAAGGGTGATATTTATGGTCAATCTGATGGATTAAACGGCCGAACATATCGATTACCTGGTTTAAAGGGTGATATTTATGGTCGATCTGATGGATTAAACGGCCGAACATATCGATTACCTGGTTTAAAGGGTGATATTTATGGTCGATCTGATGGATTAAACGGCCGAACATATCGATTACCTGGTTTAAAGGGTGATATTTATGGTCAATCGGATGGATTAAACGGTCGAACACAGGGATTGAATGGCCAAGAAGGTGAATCTCCAGTTATATTGAGGtttaaacaatatttaaGAGATAGTTTTTCAGGTTTAGAGGGTGGTTCAAATTGGAAATATAGTGTATTAAATAGCCATAGTGAATTCGAAAATGTAGGTGGAATAAGCCCCAAAATTAATGGTTTAGGTGGATATGTGAAGAAAACAGGTAATCGAACACAGAAATTGAAAGGCCAATCAGATTTAAGACATAAATTACCAGGTTTAGAAGGTGATTTTTATGATCAATATGGTAGATTAGATGGCCTTATGGAAGGAACCGGTGGTTGGACGCAGGGATTGAAAAGTCAAGAAGGCGGATCCTTAGATATGGAGTATGGTTCTCcccatttaaaaaatgaatccaaaaataattcaaccACGCTAGAAGACAATGTAAATTCACCTCgaaaaattacaaatttattttttgataaccCTTTAGGATATTCAAAatcaaatttaaatgatgtAAAAACACAACAACTGCATCCAAATTTTAATGGAAACAAAGTAATTTACATTGTAGTTGCGTTTATTTCAATTCTCATTATTTTAGGAATTTCATATAag TATTTACCACTTGGGGGGGTAAAAAAGTtgaagagaaaaaaaaaaatgaaaaaaattataaatatgtgtgttaaaaataaaataaaaaggaatttAAAATACATTATCGAAAATAATCAACGGGgacaattataa